Below is a window of Rhodopseudomonas sp. P2A-2r DNA.
GCCAGTGGCGAGCTGGTCGTGAACGAAGTCCATTGCCCAGCTCTCGTTGACCTGGACAGCATCTGTTCGATCCTCACGCAGCTTGGCCTTCACGCGACGCTTCGGCGTTTTGTTGCGCAATTGCAGGCTCAACTCCCTATAAAGACGGTAGACACGCTTGACGTTGACGTCCCAGCCCTCACGCAGCAGGAGGACATGGAGCCGGCGATAGCCGTATCTCACCCGCGTCTCGCAGATCTCCCTGATCCGGCTCTTGAGAGCGGCCTGGTCGCCGCGCTTCGATTTGCAGACGTAAAGTGCGCGATCGATCCGGAGCGTCGAACAGGCCCGCCTGATCGAGACCTTCCAGTCGCCGCGCACCCTGTCGACAAGCTCGCGCTTGCGGCCAGGCCTCAGAGTTTTTTGAGAGCACATCCTGCAGCATGGCCTTGTCCAGCGACAGGTCAGCTACGATCCGCTTCAGCTTACCATTCTCTTCCTCTAGCTGACGTAGGCGCTTCATCTCCGAGGGCATCAGGCCTGCATACTTCTTCCGCCAGTTGTAAAAAGTAGCCTCGCTGATCCCGGCCTTGCGGCAGACCTCCGCGACTGCCGAGCCATCTTCCGCCTGCTTCAAAACGAATACGATCTGCGCTTCTGAAAACTTCGATGCCTTCATGGAACTCTCCTCTCCCCGTCAGGGGATCATAAATGGAAAATTCCAGATCAAACTGGCCTAATTTGGTGGGGGCACGTCAGAGCCTTGACGGCGCCACCCATGATCGAGCCTACTTCGATCATCCTCCGCTCCGCGCGGCGGCATAACATTTGCAGAGGCCTCATTTATCGGCGTGAGTCATTTTTGAAAAACGGGATCAACTCAATGAGAGTATCTCTACGCCACTTCCGTGTCTTTATAGCAGTCGCCGAAAGCGGGCAGATTTCAAAGGCAGCCGCAGCCTTGTTCACCTCGCAACCTGCGGTCACCGAGGCGATCAAGACACTCGAAATGGATGTGGGCGTCAAGCTGTTCAGTCGGTCGCCGAGAGGCGTATCCCTCACCTACGAGGGCGCCGTCTTCCTCGAACACGCTCAAAAGGTGCTGGCGGTCGCCGTGGACGCGATGCTCGCCCCGCAGAAAGTGCGCCGTGACCTGGACGGCGAGTTGACGCTTGCCTGCACGCATACGGTCGCAGGCTATTTCATCACGCCACTGTTGTCGCGATTTGCTCGGATCTTCCCCGGCATTAAAGTAAAGCTGGTCGAACTGGAGCGGCCGAAGATCGAGCACCAACTGATGTCCGGAGAATTGGAGATCGCGGCCTGCCTTCTGTCGCCGCTCGAGCACGTCAGCGAAATCGAAAGCGAGCTACTCGTGAGGTCAAAGCGGCGGCTCTGGCTTCCTGCCAATCACCCGCTTATCGAGCGTAAGGTCGTAAATTTGCGCGATATCGAGCGCGAGCCGTACATCATGTTGACGGTCGATGACGCTGAGCGGACGACGCAGACCTATTTTGAGCGGGCCGGTTTCGAGCCGAATGTCATATTCCGGACCTCCTCAATGGAGGCCATACGTAACGTGATTGCGGAGGGGCACGGCGTAGCCGTGCTCTCTGACATGGTCTATCGTCCCTGGTCGCTCGATGGCGTTCGGCTGGTCGCCGTGGATATTGCCGATCCGATACCAAGTATGGATATCGGGCTGGCCTGGAACCGTGCGGCGGGCCTCAACCGCGACGCTCAACTGTTCTGCGATGTATGCCGGCATGGTTCTGGCATCGTAGACGCCACGTTAGCTGACCCGCATTAGCGCTCATTATCAGTTTTCCAGAATTTCAAGATCGTCCCTTCTGATTGTTAATCCCGATGCCGGCCGTGTATCTCTGCCTCAGCAGGAGGACTGATAATGAGCCGGAAAACGACGATCGATCTGGGTTGCGATATGGGAGAGGGATTCGGTAATTGGCAGCTGGGTGCTACCGATGACGCCAAACTGATGACGATGATCAGTTCGGCCCATATCGCGGCGGGCTTCCATGCCGGCGATCCTAATCTGATAGACCAGTCAGTCCGTCTCGCGATGGCGAACAACGTCGCGATCGGCGCGCACCCGGGTTTCCGCGATCTTCAGGGTTTCGGTCGCCGCCGCATCGTTCAGAGCACAGAAGAGATGGTGAATGACATCATCTATCAGGTCGGCGCCTTACGGGAATTCGTCGGCCTGCATGCCGGAACGCTTCAGCACGTGAAGCCGCATGGCGCACTCTATATGGAGCTCGCAGCCAACGAGGCCGCCTCGATAGGTTTCGTCAAGATGATGCGGCGTGTGGCGCCGGATGCATTTATCTACTGCATGGGCGCGTCGGAGACCTACAGGATCGCGAAAATGCTTGGGCAGCCTGTCGTCCGTGAATTCTACGCGGATCGGGAATACGACACGACCGGCAAGATCGTTTTTACGCGCAAGCCGGACGACTACAATCCGAAATCGGTTGCGGAGCGGGTCGTGCATGCGTGTCTGGAGGGCAAGGTCAAGCCCGTCGATGGTCCCGAAATCGAAGTGGGATTCGAGTCGATCTGCGTTCATTCGGACACGCCTGGATCGGTCGATCTGCTGGTCGCGATCCGCGAGGCTCTCACCGCGAACGGCGTCGCCATCGCCGCGCCAGGAAAAGCGGGAGCGCGGAGCGCTGCCTGAGCAGCGTGTCGCGTATCGATTGAACTCATCGCGCGCCTGACGACGTGTCGTCAGATCTGACAGACGATATCGCCCAGCCGAAGCGACGGCGTGGGCGATTTCGTCGTTGCGTGGTTTGCATCGATTTTCAGCGCGCGCGATCAAAAAGTTAGCAGCCAGTTCGTCAAACGCGTTTCATAGCTTCTCTCATCGACCTGGTATTTGAAAATACGATTGGACCGCTTCAGCGTTCCTCAGGTTTACTTCCGGCAACAAACTAGCAAGGCCGCTGAAGAGGACGGGAAGATGCCAAGCAATCCGTTGGTCGCACCGCAACTCATTGCAAATGCCCGGATGTTGTACCTCGATTGGGTCCCGGAGGATCCGGCAGCGACCAGGTCGCTCGTTCCCGAAGGGTTGAAGCCCGAAGCGCGTGGCTGCGTTTATCTGAACCAGTATATCGTGGACGATCCCGCGCAGACGTCCAATGGCGGGCTTCCAGGATCTTTCGGGGCCTATTCGCTGACTTATCTCGGCGTTGATCTGGAAGGGCTGGATGCGCAGCCCAGTACGCCAGGGCGCTGGTGGACCCACTATTTCAACAGCTCGCCGGACATGATCGACTACGCTCTGCAGCGTGGCGTCCTGGCCGCCGCCGGCGAAACGGTTTTCGAATGGAAGGGCGACGAGCTGATCGCAACCACCCTCGTCGGCGGCAAACCGGTGATCCGCACCAGCAGCACCGCCAGGGTCGGTGCCGGCGCTCACGCGAACGGTCAGTTGCGATACGTCACCCGCGTCGATGGGGTTCTGGTGAGCGGCCGATATCCTTTCGTGATGAAGGCCGCCGTCGACTTCAAGGTTAGCGCGATCGAGTTTCTCGACAAGTCGCATCCGGTCTATGCGCTGCGTCCCAAGCAGCCGCTCGATGTGACCTTCGGCTTCTACTCGCCGGATATCACGTTCTGCTACCCGGGCGGCGAAGGGCCGCTCAACACCAAACCGCACGGCGTGTGAACAGCCCACTTACGGAGGAGCAACGATGCTCGAACGTTCAGACTGGTACGACCTGGCCCGCGACACGAACTGGACTCCGAAATACGTCCCTGAAAGCGAGCTTTTTCCAGAGGAATATGCCGGTACCAGAGGCATCCCTGAGCACATCTGGGCGACCTATGACGAGCCCTACAAGGTCACGTATCGCGAATATGTCGGCATGCAGCGTGAGAAGGATTCGGGCACATACTCGGTCAAGGCCGCGCTGGAGCGCATGGACCTGTTCACATCGGCAGACCCGGGCTGGGTCGCCACGCTGAAGGAGCACTACGGAGCGGTTTCCGTGGTCGAGTATAACGCCGCGCTGCAGAACGCCCGCTTGTTGCGCTTTGGCCGCGCGGGCGGCATGCGCAACATGGCGACCTTCGGCATGTTGGACGAAGTCCGCCATGGCCAGATCCAGCTCTATTTCGCCCATGAGTACGTCTCGAAGGATCGGCAGTTCGACTGGGCTCATCGCTCGATGAACACCAACAATTGGGTGACGCTCGCAGCCCGCCGCTTCTTCGACGACATGATGATGACCCGCAACGTCATCGATACCTCGCTGGCGATGAACTTCTCGTTCGAGACCGGCTTCACCAACCTTCAGTTCATCGGCCTTGCGTCCGACGCGACGCATGCTGGCGATTTCAAGTTTGCCAAGCTGATCCAAAGCATCCAATCGGACGAGGCGCGTCATGCTCAAATCGGGACGCCCACGCTGAAGATTCTGATCGAGCAGGGCAAGAAGGCCGAAGCCCAGCGCATGGTCGATATCTCGTTCTGGCGCTCGTCGCGCCTGTTCGCGATCCTGACCGGCATTCCCATGGACTACTACCTGCCGCTCGACAAGCGCGAGGGGTCTTTCAAGGAGTTCATGCAGGAGTGGATCATCACTCAATTCGCGCGCTCGCTGGAGGATCTCGGTCTGGAGAAGCCCTGGTACTGGGACATCTTCATGCGCGATCTTGACGAGCACCATCACGGTCAGCAGCTGGGCACTTGGTCGTGGCGCCCGACGCTGTGGTGGTCGCCGGCCGCCGGCGTGAGCCCCGACGAGCGCGATTGGCTGGAGGAGAAGTATCCGGGGTGGAACGATACGTTCGGCAAGTGCTGGGACACCATCAGCGAAAACGTCAGGGCCGGCCGCTTCGAGAAGACTGTACCAGGCACGTTGCCGGTGATTTGCAACATCTCTCAGAATCCGATCGTCGGTACGCCCGGCAGGACGTTGCAGGACCGCCAGCTCACCTACAATGGGCGCAAGTATCACTTCGGCTCGGAAGTGGATCAATGGATCTTCGAGCAGGATCCGCAGCGCTACGCCCGCCACCAATCTCTCGTGGACCGCTTCCTGTCGGGCAGCATCGAGCCGGCCAATCTGGATGGCGTGCTCGCTTATATGGGCCTCGGCGTCATCAGCGACGGCGGCCAGGACGCGCACGATTTCAGCTGGGCTACCGCCAAAAAGGGCGAGGCC
It encodes the following:
- a CDS encoding IS3 family transposase (programmed frameshift), with protein sequence MKASKFSEAQIVFVLKQAEDGSAVAEVCRKAGISEATFYNWRKKYAGLMPSEMKRLRQLEEENGKLKRIVADLSLDKAMLQDVLSQKTLRPGRKRELVDRVRGDWKVSIRRACSTLRIDRALYVCKSKRGDQAALKSRIREICETRVRYGYRRLHVLLLREGWDVNVKRVYRLYRELSLQLRNKTPKRRVKAKLREDRTDAVQVNESWAMDFVHDQLATGRKIRVLTIVDTFSRFSPAVDPRFSYRGEDVVLTLERICKTVGYPKTIRVDQGSEFISRDLDIWAYQKGVVLDFSRPGKPTDNSFIESFNGKFRSECLNTHWFLSLDDARQKMEDWRRDYNEVRPHSAIGNKAPISLLNGSSAPPPA
- a CDS encoding LysR family transcriptional regulator, producing the protein MIEPTSIILRSARRHNICRGLIYRRESFLKNGINSMRVSLRHFRVFIAVAESGQISKAAAALFTSQPAVTEAIKTLEMDVGVKLFSRSPRGVSLTYEGAVFLEHAQKVLAVAVDAMLAPQKVRRDLDGELTLACTHTVAGYFITPLLSRFARIFPGIKVKLVELERPKIEHQLMSGELEIAACLLSPLEHVSEIESELLVRSKRRLWLPANHPLIERKVVNLRDIEREPYIMLTVDDAERTTQTYFERAGFEPNVIFRTSSMEAIRNVIAEGHGVAVLSDMVYRPWSLDGVRLVAVDIADPIPSMDIGLAWNRAAGLNRDAQLFCDVCRHGSGIVDATLADPH
- a CDS encoding 5-oxoprolinase subunit PxpA, which produces MSRKTTIDLGCDMGEGFGNWQLGATDDAKLMTMISSAHIAAGFHAGDPNLIDQSVRLAMANNVAIGAHPGFRDLQGFGRRRIVQSTEEMVNDIIYQVGALREFVGLHAGTLQHVKPHGALYMELAANEAASIGFVKMMRRVAPDAFIYCMGASETYRIAKMLGQPVVREFYADREYDTTGKIVFTRKPDDYNPKSVAERVVHACLEGKVKPVDGPEIEVGFESICVHSDTPGSVDLLVAIREALTANGVAIAAPGKAGARSAA
- a CDS encoding YHS domain-containing protein; translated protein: MLERSDWYDLARDTNWTPKYVPESELFPEEYAGTRGIPEHIWATYDEPYKVTYREYVGMQREKDSGTYSVKAALERMDLFTSADPGWVATLKEHYGAVSVVEYNAALQNARLLRFGRAGGMRNMATFGMLDEVRHGQIQLYFAHEYVSKDRQFDWAHRSMNTNNWVTLAARRFFDDMMMTRNVIDTSLAMNFSFETGFTNLQFIGLASDATHAGDFKFAKLIQSIQSDEARHAQIGTPTLKILIEQGKKAEAQRMVDISFWRSSRLFAILTGIPMDYYLPLDKREGSFKEFMQEWIITQFARSLEDLGLEKPWYWDIFMRDLDEHHHGQQLGTWSWRPTLWWSPAAGVSPDERDWLEEKYPGWNDTFGKCWDTISENVRAGRFEKTVPGTLPVICNISQNPIVGTPGRTLQDRQLTYNGRKYHFGSEVDQWIFEQDPQRYARHQSLVDRFLSGSIEPANLDGVLAYMGLGVISDGGQDAHDFSWATAKKGEAA